The Neospora caninum Liverpool complete genome, chromosome X genome includes a region encoding these proteins:
- a CDS encoding putative phospholipid-transporting ATPase, P-type — MNAPLRPAPDLPVDYCLLSAIDASSPSSTSSSSCSSSASPLSSFPSAFPASVAPRALGRRREEAACTGRRGVLASERPSRKRDSTRYRPLGCEHGDLRAVKGVETHTQASEDEVVMSNERTMEWDHPPAVSSADYEEAVDDAPVLRSLAGRRGICAEDGNCLQRFCAWFSRMCCGVQPQYRERLLYLDGRTIPQYFPSNAIKNTKYNIFTFLPMVLLQQFKFFFNLFYLAVALAQLLPLLQVGPLFTYLAPLVFVQFVTIAKEAYDDYKRYVRDREMNEQGYKRLTPEGPKDVAAAQIEVGHIIQIEANQRVPADVIFLRTTDKSGSCFIRTDQLDGETDWKLRRAVHCTQRLSSPSDLCRASGWCHVEAPRQDIDEFMGKFVLTHAPSPSSPLTVFSGEDSSLVEGGETEGESRLEAGGLEGGRAKREKTEKKRGGDEEQLTVSTHDGRGSRDGEQPIVEGLTLDNVLWANTVVASGSVLGLAIYTGKETRATMNASQATMKVGQFDLEVNLMSKVLFGILALLAFVLVALRRLEGIWPIYFLRFVLLLSSIIPISLQVNLVMAKTLYSIFIMRDRKIKDTLVRTSTLPEELGRVDFLLSDKTGTLTQNEMCFKRLHIGRAMFAEEGLQELKTFLENHFLRSHAVSPSDNGPPAGRDRGREEIGGRRGEVAHAAVEAVRALSLCHNVTPVKEGDSQIIFQAASPDEVALVSFARDMGVKLVHRDEHCIRLEVPGGATLEYTVLTCFPFSSESKRMGIILREVATQKIFFFVKGAEAVMIPRLQPKGSHWLQEECDNFARQGLRTIVLAHKELDEAQYELFASRYAAARAAMTDRQARVRREIERLEEDLKLLGLTGVEDKLQNDVPATLEALRHAGVKVWMLTGDKVETATCIAVSAGLKARQHSLTILSSQDIRTPSQTQEALERFAMGPSESVLVVDGRVLGCALQHFPHYFVRVAAQAPAVVCCRCSPTQKAEVVRYVKKFTGRRACAVGDGGNDVSMIQAADVGIGIVGKEGRQASLAADFSITQFAHLRRLLLWHGRNSYQRSAKLAQFVIHRGLIIAFIQVIFSAIFYFIPLAIFQGWLQVGYATYYTMAPVFSLVLDVELPENVVFMFPELYQTLKNGRVLSVKTFFGWVWKSIYQAAVVMMGAIALFENSFMNIVSITFTALILAELLNVASEIQTWHPLMIASEICTVMIYIFSMFILRSYFDITFIMTLTFWAKVSAVTLVSWVPIQIFKAVKKTLQPPQHAKLASL, encoded by the exons ATGAACGCCCCTTTGCGTCCTGCGCCGGACCTGCCGGTGGACTATTGCCTCTTATCTGCGATcgacgcctcttctccctcttctacctcctcttcgtcttgttcatcttccgcgtctcctctctcgtcttttccttctgcctttcccgcTTCGGTTGCTCCACGGGCTCTgggacgacggcgagaggaggctgCCTGCACTGGGCGGCGAGGTGTGCTCGCGTCTGAAAGGCCTTctcggaaaagagacagcacgCGCTACCGTCCCCTCGGTTGCGAGCATGGAGATTTGCGGGCTGTCAAGGGCGTCGAAACGCACACGCAAGCCTCAGAGGATGAAGTTGTGATGTCAAACGAACGCACCATGGAGTGGGACCATCCGCCGGCGGTCTCGAGTGCGGACTACGAGGAGGCCGTCGACGACGCGCCTGTCCTCAGGAGCCTCGCGGGCCGAAGGGGAATCTGCGCAGAA gaCGGCAACTGCCTGCAGCGCTTCTGCGCGTGGTTCTCGCGAATGTGCTGTGGGGTCCAGCCTCAGTACCGCGAACGCCTGCTCTATCTGGACGGTCGGACGATTCCTCAGTATTTCC CGAGCAATGCCATCAAGAACACCAAATACAACATTTTCACCTTTCTTCCCATGGTCTTGCTGCAACAGTTCAA GTTTTTCTTCAATTTGTTTTACCTCGCAGTCGCCTTGGCGCAACTGCTTCCACTCCTGCAGGTCGGCCCTCTCTTCACCTACCTCGCACCTCTCGTCTTTGTTCAGTTTGTCACGATCGCCAAGGAAGCGTACGACGATTACAAGCG ATACGTTCGCGACCGCGAGATGAACGAACAGGGATACAAGCGTTTGACCCCCGAAG GACCGAAGGACGTTGCCGCAGCGCAGATCGAAGTCGGGCACATTATCCAAATTGAGGCAAACCAGCGAGTGCCGGCGGATGTGATTTTCCTGCGCACGACCGACAAGTCGGGGAGTTGTTTCATTCGCACTGACCAACTCGATGGGGAAACGGACTGGAAGCTGAG ACGAGCTGTGCACTGCACTCAACGGCTGAGTTCGCCGAGCGATTTGTGTCGAGCGTCAGGCTGGTGTCACGTggaggcgcctcgccagGACATTGACGAATTCATGGGGAAATTTGTGCTGACGcatgcgccgtctccgtcctctccactTACGGTTTTCTCGGGCGAGGACAGTTCCTTAGTCGAGGGTGGAGAgaccgaaggcgagagcaggCTCGAGGCCGGGGGACTGGAGGGAGGCCgcgcgaaaagggagaagacggagaagaaaagaggcggtGACGAGGAACAGCTTACA GTTTCGACGCATGACGGGAGAGGCAGTCGAGACGGCGAACAACCGATCGTCGAAGGCCTGACCCTCGACAACGTTCTCTGGGCCAACACCGTCGTTGCATCAGGCTCggttctcggcctcgcgaTCTATACCGGGAAA gagacgcgcgcgacgaTGAACGCCTCGCAGGCCACGATGAAGGTTGGCCAGTTTGACTTGGAGGTGAATTTGATGAGCAAAGTTCTCTTTGGAATTCTCGCCCTTTTGGCCTTTGTCCTCGTCGCGCTTCGTCGGCTCGAAGGCATCTGGCCGATCTACTTTCTGcgcttcgttcttctcctgtcGTCCATCATCCCGATCTCCCTCCAAGTCAACCTGGTGATGGCCAAGACGCTCTACAGCATCTTCATCATGCGCGACCGGAAAATCAAAGACACT CTGGTCAGGACGTCGACGCTGCCCGAGGAGTTGGGCCGCGTCGACTTTCTTTTGAGCGACAAAACGGGGACGTTGACGCAGAACGAGATGTGTTTCAAGCGGCTGCACATCGGCCGTGCCATGTTCGCCGAGGAAGGCCTCCAGGAACTGAAAACCTTTCTGGAAAACCACTTCCTCCGCTCCcacgctgtctccccctccgACAACGGCCCTCCAGccgggcgagacagaggtcgagaagaaatcggggggagacgaggcgaagtAGCCCATGCAGCTGTCGAGGCTGTGCGCGCTCTGAGTCTGTGCCACAACGTTACCCCCGtgaaagaaggcgacagccaG ATCATCTTTCAAGCAGCGTCACCGGACGAAGTCGCGTTGGTGAGCTTTGCGCGAGACATGGGCGTCAAACTCGTTCATCGAGACGAGCACTGCATCCGCCTCGAG GTCCCCGGAGGCGCGACGCTCGAGTACACGGTCTTGACGTGCTTCCCCTTCAGCTCGGAGTCGAAGCGCATGGGCATCATTCTGCGCGAAGTCGCCACGCAAAAGATCTTCTTTTTCGTAAAG GGTGCCGAGGCAGTGATGATtccgcgcctgcagccgAAGGGATCCCACTGGCTGCAGGAGGAATGCGATAACTTTGCGCGCCAGGGACTCCGCACGATTGTCTTGGCGCACAAGGAACTCGACGAGGCGCAGTATGAGCTGTTCGCCTCGCGGTACGCCGCCGCCCGAGCAGCCATGACGGATCGGCAGGCCAGGGTCAGAAGAGAAATCGAGAGACTCGAAGAAGACCTGAAACTCCTCGGCCTCACCGGCGTCGAAGACAAACTCCAGAAT GACGTACCGGCGACTCTCGAGGCTCTGCGGCACGCAGGCGTGAAAGTGTGGATGCTCACTGGCGACAAGGTGGAGACAGCCACGTGCATTGCGGTCTCCGCGGGACTGAAGGCTCGACAGCACTCGCTAACGATTCTCTCCAGTCAAGATATTCGCACGCCTTCTCAG ACGCAGGAAGCTCTCGAGCGTTTCGCGATGGGGCCCAGCGAGAGtgtcctcgtcgtcgacgGTCGCGTGCTGGGTTGTGCGCTCCAGCACTTTCCGCACTACTTTGTGCGAGTCGCGGCACAGGCGCCTGCAGTCGTTTGCTGTCGGTGTTCGCCGACCCAGAAGGCCGAAGTCGTTCGCTACGTCAAAAAATTCACCGGGCGCCGAGCATGTGCcgtcggcgacggcggaaaCGACGTCTCGATGATTCAGGCAGCC GATGTCGGCATCGGGATTGTGGGGAAAGAGGGGCGTCAGGCCTCTTTGGCTGCCGATTTCAGCATCACGCAGTTCGCGCACCTCCGCCGGTTACTGCTGTGGCACGGCCGGAACTCGTACCAGCGGAGCGCGAAACTCGCGCAGTTTGTCATCCACCGAGGTCTCATCATCGCGTTTATCCAGGTCATCTTCTCCGCCATCTTCTACTTCATTCCTCTGGCTATTTTCCAG ggTTGGCTCCAAGTCGGCTATGCGACGTACTACACGATggcgcctgtcttctctctcgtcctcgacgTCGAGCTGCCAGAGAACGTCGTCTTTATGTTTCCCGAGCTTTACCAAACGCTGAAAAACGGACGCGTTCTGAGCGTCAAAACCTTCTTCGGCTGGGTGTGGAAGTCGATTTACCAG GCGGCTGTGGTCATGATGGGGGCGATCGCCTTGTTTGAAAATTCGTTTATGAACATTGTCAGCATCACCTTCACCGCGCTCATTCTAGCAGAGCTCCTGAATGTCGCCTCGGAGATTCAGACCTG GCACCCTCTCATGATCGCCTCGGAAATTTGTACCGTCATGATCTACATCTTCTCAATGTTCATCTTGAGAAGCTACTTCGACATCACG TTCATCATGACCCTCACGTTCTGGGCGAAGGTTTCAGCCGTCACGCTCGTCTCGTGGGTTCCGATTCAAATCTTCAAAGCTGTGAAAAAGACGCTTCAGCCCCCTCAGCATGCAAAGCTCGCGTCCCTATGA
- a CDS encoding Pseudouridylate synthase, related — protein sequence MGESNPLFGDDSASAAPAPSGVRTSHLSSQSSEPQDGERGSSSSACEKEPAKHLCCGETSNRAVAPPPPPAPSTGVSPSTGVSPPGSHSPSASPPASPPPSAGRAKKKPQFKRVRNARVRFLKERRKERLEKHSEILMLQGQLKAQRSGEAGRETQAKDSARTGDRSGAPKVPKKKYALLFGYNGEGFHGLQKQMQPLDALLAKHQQLAASTCVSSSPLDDEDAENQTEAEQEAASPHTENAQRILPSAASNAPASPPSPPPSPPPSSLPSSSLPSSSLPSSFLPSPGLPSSALETMDAVPLRTVEGVLEESLLAAGGIAPSHLGCLQKLQWSRAARTDRGVHAACNVISLKLSLGLVSFRRDKLAGGDGETPEDEDEEEGERNDEHGEEEQGDEERGEEPGGAQRETEGDLPVSVASRQCPLADSPECADEETGEKRELLAWQREREAAFLARLNAVLPPDIRCFAVRRVTKNFDARISCSRRRYAFLLPAWLLQPVAVRRDLRKLFNAYQVRGSISAACALSSCGSSSDRCGPCERKRGRERETGRERVDARKAAKSREDDATESGRRGNVEANPLIPAALPSVRPLSAEAKRQLKAALATPMGEGKSDVAQGGENGAMPLPARDGNSEAPDSDDAARNGNQDQDEGTRFSQEGEDTACRGALPAASPPSSGEAKKLLTVSSEMLRAAEAVKAEGRFLLGERLLGGPPPVISSLALQDGVYVHRSAFENDDRSVATPLSTAELVEKLRAVFKVFEGTHAFQNFTKGGKNKDTSPAAFKRHIHKTSVSTTQMDGVSEDIIVIELEGQSFLFNQIRKMVAGL from the exons ATGGGAGAGTCCAACCCGCTTTTCGGCGACGATTCCGCGTCCGCCGCGCCCGCCCcctcgggtgtacgtacatcTCATCTGTCGTCACAGTCGAGTGAACCTCAAGACGGGGAGCGCGGTTCAtcgtcttctgcctgcgAAAAAGAACCTGCCAAGCACCTCTGTTGCGGAGAAACTTCCAACAGAGCAGTCGCTCCTCCCCCCCCACCCGCTCCTTCCACcggcgtgtctccttccactggggtgtctccgcctggGTCTCATTCGCCTTCTGCATctcctcctgcgtctcctcctccatCTGCAGgtcgagcgaagaagaagccgcagTTTAAGAGGGTCAGGAACGCGCGTGTTCGCTTTCTCAAAGAACGCCGGAAGGAGCGCCTGGAAAAACACTCTGAAATTCTCATGCTTCAAGGCCAGCTGAAGGCGCagcggagcggcgaggccgggCGGGAAACTCAAGCGAAGGACTCGGCGAGAACCGGAGATCGCTCGGGGGCGCCGAAAGTGCCGAAAAAGAAATACGCCCTGCTCTTTGG GTACAATGGCGAAGGCTTTCACGGGCTCCAGAAGCAAATGCAGCCTCTCGACGCACTCCTCGCTAAGCACCAGCAGCTGGCGGCATCCACgtgcgtctcgtcctctcctctcgacgacgaagacgcagagaaccAAACAGAAGCCGAACAGGAAGCGGCCTCTCCGCACACAGAGAATGCCCAACGGATCCTTCCTTCTGCGGCTTCGAATGCCCctgcttctcctccttcccctcctccttcccctcctccttcttctcttccttcgtccagccttccgtcttcttctcttccttcttcttttcttccttcgcctggccttccttcttctgctctggAGACGATGGATGCGGTTCCGCTTCGCACGGTCGAAGGCGTGCTGGAGGAGTCGCTGCTGGCGGCGGGAGGCATCGCCCCCAGTCACCTCGGCTGCCTGCAGAAGCTGCAATGGTCGCGCGCAGCTCGTACAGACCGCGGCGTCCACGCCGCATGCAACGTCATCTCTCTGAAACTCAGTCTGGGCCTGGTATCTTTTCGCCGCGACAAACtcgcaggcggcgacggcgagactccagaggacgaggacgaagaagagggagagaggaacgatgaacacggagaggaagaacaaggagatgaagaacgaggagaggaaccaGGTGGAGCACAACGGGAAACGGAAGGGgatctgcctgtctctgtggcATCTCGTCAGTGTCCTCTCGCAGATTCGCCAGAGTGcgcggacgaagagacgggcgaaaagagagaactcCTCGCGTggcaaagggagagagaggcggcgttCCTCGCGCGATTGAACGCAGTCCTCCCCCCAGATAtccgctgcttcgccgtccGCAGAGTCACGAAAAATTTCGACGCCAG GATCTCTTGTTCGCGGCGTCGCTatgcctttctcctccccgcCTGGCTGCTTCAACCTGTCGCAGTTCGCCGAGACCTCCGCAAGCTCTTCAACGCGTACCAAGTCCGGGGGTCTATCTCTGCGGCGTGTGCCTTGTCTTCGTGTGGTTCCTCGTCTGACAGATGTGGTCCGTGTGAGAGAAAGCGcggacgcgagcgagagacaggaagagaacgcgtgGACGCAAGAAAGGCCGCGAAGAgccgagaggacgacgcaacCGAATCTGGGCGCCGTGGGAATGTGGAAGCGAATCCGCTGATTCCGGCGGCTCTCCCATCAGtccggcctctctccgccgaaGCGAAACGCCAGCTGAAAGCCGCTCTGGCGACGCCCAtgggagaagggaagtcgGATGTTGcgcagggaggcgagaacggtGCAATGCCGCTTCCCGCACGAGACGGAAACTCTGAAGCCCCAGATAGCGATGACGCAGCGAGGAACGGGAACCAGGACCAGGACGAGGGGACGAGGTTTTCtcaagagggcgaggacacAGCTTGCCGCGGTGCGCTGCCGGCTGCATCTCCACCCTCGTCaggggaagcgaagaagctgctgaCCGTCTCGAGCGAGATGTTGCGCGCGGCAGAAGCCGTGAAGGCCGAGGGAAGATTCCTCTTGGGCGAACGACTGTTGGGCGGGCCCCCGCCTGTCATCTCCAGTCTCGCGCTCCAGGatggggtgtacgtacaccggagCGCGTTCGAAAATGACGACCGCAGTGTAGCGACACCTCTTTCGACAGCGGAACTCGTG gAGAAACTGCGGGCAGTCTTCAAGGTCTTCGAGGGGACGCACGCCTTCCAGAATTTCACCAAGGGCGGGAAGAACAAGGACACCTCGCCGGCTGCCTTCAAACGGCACATCCACAAAACCTCG GTGTCGACGACGCAGATGGACGGAGTTTCTGAAGATATCATTGTGATTGAGTTGGAGGGCCAGTCTTTCCTCTTTAATCAGATACGGAAGATGGTTG CCGGTTTATGA